From Pleurocapsa minor HA4230-MV1, one genomic window encodes:
- a CDS encoding DUF1349 domain-containing protein encodes MQWLNEPSNWKIKDRIIEVTSTQNTDFWRKTHYGFIRDTGHFYYQQFTGNFIAEVKVSGKYQDLYDQAGLMVRLDENNWLKCGIELVEGVQQISAVVTRDYSDWSVVPMPHNPASIWLRVTRRDSAIEIHYSLDAQQYTMLRMAYLTLAATVDVGIMCASPEGKGFTTVFEQFKIQSEFAVKND; translated from the coding sequence CGAATTGGAAAATTAAAGACAGAATAATTGAAGTTACCTCAACTCAAAATACAGATTTTTGGCGTAAAACCCACTATGGATTTATTAGAGATACTGGACATTTTTATTATCAACAGTTCACAGGAAATTTTATCGCAGAAGTAAAAGTTAGTGGCAAGTATCAAGATCTCTACGATCAGGCAGGATTAATGGTACGTCTGGATGAAAATAATTGGCTTAAATGCGGCATTGAATTAGTCGAGGGAGTACAGCAGATCAGCGCAGTAGTAACCCGTGACTATTCTGATTGGTCTGTTGTCCCAATGCCACATAATCCTGCTTCAATTTGGCTTAGGGTAACTCGTCGAGATTCAGCCATAGAAATACATTACTCTCTAGACGCTCAGCAATATACGATGCTGAGAATGGCTTATTTGACTTTAGCTGCGACGGTGGATGTAGGAATTATGTGTGCTTCACCAGAGGGAAAAGGTTTTACAACTGTCTTTGAACAATTCAAGATTCAATCTGAGTTTGCAGTTAAAAATGATTAA